Part of the Melopsittacus undulatus isolate bMelUnd1 chromosome 7, bMelUnd1.mat.Z, whole genome shotgun sequence genome is shown below.
ggttggatctggatgagctttaaggtcccttccagcccaacccagtctgggattccaggaTTCTCTGCTGTACCAATGTGGGTCACTCTGCACTTGCCGTAGGTGCTGTGACGCCTGTTCCAttgcccaggctgagctgtgacCCCTCGCATGCTGCACCTCCGCACCAAAggcactgaggaagagcagcccgGGAGGGACCTCCCCGAgccggctgggcagagcctggtgccCCCCCCTTGCAGTGACTCccgcagcacccctgggtgcccagTGGCCATGGGCACGATGCTGCCGCCATCACAAAGCCCTGGCGGTCGCTGTGGATTTGCCCATTGTGACAAATGAGGCCCCCACGCTGAGCTGAGCGGGGGCTATTGAAGgagccagagccctgcaggaacCAGTGCACAGGAGACCCCTCCTCTGAGGGTCGGGAGCTGCATCTGCCGTGGCTGCCCTGCACATCCAGGGCCGTGTGCTTTGACTTTGCCATCCTGTTTGAGTGTGGCTGCAAAGacattgtgggtgctgctgtgaagggaggagaagctgtcaggagatgtGCTGGTGCCATGGCAGCTGTaggagcagggatgggtgaggaggagctcagccctgggcttgTTGATGTgcttggagctcagctctgcctgcagaggtgctgggggcaaagcaggagccttgtgtgtgcaggagctgctggggtcaGAGGTGCTCAGAAGGTGTCAGGGCAGGAGaacttctccctccctctccgAGCCTGGGAAGTGCAAGGGTCACCCCAGATCCCAGGAACACCCCCTTAGTTTCATCCCCCCCTGGGCAGAGGGATGAGCTCATcaccagcatcctcacaggTCAGATTTAGGGAGAaccccccagctgcagccccaaAACCTGGTAGGGTCCCCCCATATCTGcggttcccccctccccagttaTCTGTGGGGTGGTCTCTGGTGGCTGTAGCCCCTGTTTGAGGGATCCATTTTGTTGTATAAATTTTGTCTTAGCCATATTCTGGTCCAATTAAtgttatttacaattgattaatatcagaggcaataagcaagcagCGCTGAGTGCACCGGTGAGTCTCTGCTCCACCAAGCACGCACGCCGGAATCTTTGGggtacagtctcttatacttctcagtcttgggttttagccaatcctgtcGTCTcctttacccgaatgtcgacgtggccctttcctttgttctgtgcttgtttgctggggtctttctccggtgaagatGTTGCTGAACTTTCTTGGTAACAGATTAACACAAAAACACTTACAAGTTTAACTGTAGTCTGAACATCTTGTTCTTTACCTTGTATGGTTATTTGCCTGGTAGCCAGGTTTGCAGCATCCTGTAACaagatgtatctcttggttCTCTAACCTCCTTAAGCCGTCAAACAGTTAAACAGAAGCagcctttgaaaaagaaagtgattgattaggagagattatcccttttgtttctccttccctttcatcattgtattgacaggagcacttatggtaATCACGGTCACacaggagggctggtttcacacaaagtgcaatgggGACAAGGGCTCCTAAGTTCCTGACACCAATCATTCCTGTGTATTTCATAATTGATCTCCCAAATTACTCTGCCCCCTGCAGAGCTTGGGCACATTCCATGAACCTGAAAATCCCTCAAAACCTCCAGTTCCCTTCTGaaccccaaatccccccctTTTACTGCCATGGGCCAACAGGGGCACTGAAGAGTCAGGGTACCCTGGCACAAATGTAACCCCTAGTTTTGAGACATTGGATGTTCTCCAAATCCCTGCACCACCTCGGGGAGCTTTGGGGATCCCCCCCAATGCCCAAATCCCCTCTGAACCCCCAAACTCTTCCCCTCAGCCCATCTCCACCATGGGGGAATGTTGCTCACCCAAGAGCAACTCAGGTGCCCTGGGAACCAGGTACCCCCCATTTTTGGCACATGGGAGATCCCCCAATAAAATGGGCCTCCTAGAGCAGGCTTTGGGGaaccccaccccccaaaaaattcCTTGAACCCCCAAATCCCTCCAACCCCCtaaatttttcccatttttggaCACGGGGCTCCCTATGGCATCCAGTGTGATTTGTCTGCCCTGCAATTGATGGATCCCAATTTTTGGGTTATGGTAAGTCCCCCAAATAGCTGAGCCACCCGAGGTGTTTTGGGGATGAACTTGAAtaccccaaatccccccaggATCCCCCAAAATCCCCCCAAACCCAGAGCCTGCAGCTCTAAACCTCCCAAAGTTCAGCACAGTGGCACAGAGCTGCTAAAAAAGGGGTGTCCTGAAAAGTGGGGTGTCCCCAGCACCTGCCCTGTGTGTCCCCCAAGATGCTCTGGGACTGGAATGCACTGGTGAGACCCCAGCATTGCTTTGGGTTCAGTAGTGAATTCAGGGGGCCAGAGTGTGTAGATCCCCCAAAAGAGGCACCCCAATAAAGgggcaccccaaaaccacactgCCCCCAAGCCCCTGGATGCACTCAAAGCAATCGTAGTACCTCAAAAATCCTGGGGTACCTCAAATCTCCCTGAAGCAGCCCATGAGCAGGCAGGACCCCCCCAGGTGGGGGCCTGGAGCAGCCTAAATGCCACCCCCATCCTTCCATCACCCCAGGCCCCCCCACATGAACCTGGGGACCCAAAATCCTGGACGGGCCCCACCAGACACCCTGCCCCCAACTGGGGGTACCCCAAAAAAGCTGCTCCCCCCCTCTAATGACACCCACCCCCAAACTGTTTCTTCTTGCCACCAAACCACATTCCATGGGGCACCCCAACTCCCCCCTCTCTGGTATCAGGGAGTtggggggggcagccccagaGTGGGACTTGACTGGGGTGTCCCACCAAAAAGACCAAGGAGGCCTAGTGGGGGATGAGCAGAAGCACCTTAGGCAGGGACTGGGAACGCTGGGAGAGACTgggagcacccacagcaggtAGTGGGAGCATCGAGAGGGATTGGGAGTTGAGCGTGCCTGCAAGCAGGAAGACTTGTGGCaggtactgggagcactggtatTGAAACCTCAGCAGTATCTGGGGCCATAGTGGCCTCTATTGGCCTGTACTGGTGCAGACTGGTCTGTACTGCTCCATACTGGGATGTGTAAATTTGCAGATTACACCAAATCAGGTGGGAGcattgatctgctggagggtaggaagctctgcagagggatctggacaggctggatccatgggctggggccaatgggatgaggttcaggaaggcaaagtgccaggtcctgcacttgggccacaacaaccccctgaaatgctccaggcttggggaagagcggctggaaactgctcatgggaaaggagctggaggtgctgattgatggagctgaacatgagcagcttgtgcccaggcagccaggaagcctcCAGCATCGTgggctggatcagcaccagtgcagcagcagggccagggcagggattgtgcccctgcactgggcactggggaggctgcacctcaaatcctgtgttcagttctggggccctcactgcaagagaccttgaggtgctggagcggggccagagaagggcaatggagctggtgctgggaaaGGAAACAGCACAGGAGGGTATTTTTAGTGAACTGTTGTTCTTCCTGATAAAACCTGTTGGGCTCCAGCATCTTGTTCCATGTTTTCCATGGTAATtggaatgtatttttgttattaaaaatagtatttcattttctgctccCCTGAGCTCCAAGAGAAACAGCATCAAGGGCCTCCCCTTGTGCCACAGCTTGGACCCTGTGCAAGATGTGACAAGAAAACCAGATGGGCTGGTGCTTCTGGAGCAGCTTGTGTCCTGCAGAGCCTTGTCTGGGACAAGGCCAGGgttctgtgtaagcactgcccCAGGTCAGCCCAGCTGTGCTGTAGTGAAGAGCAGCACCCCTGGCTTCCGGGTGCAGAGTCAGGGCTGGGTGCGTGCTCCCCAGCCCCTTCTCTCCTGCCTCCTTTATCTGCAGTGAATCACAAACCATGTTCTCTTCAGGAATTCTTTCCCATGAGGCTGCTGGGACACTGGAACATGTTTCCCAGACAAGTCCCACATGCCTGTTGGGAATCTGGTCAGGAGTGCTCCAAGAATGGCTGGCACAGAGACCAGCAAATGTCATTGAATGTGGATTTATAAGAGCAGGATTCCACAGGATTTGGTGGCGaggccccactccagcacctaCAAGAAGAGATTGTGACAGACTTGGAATGATTTATACAGCATTGAACTGAAGTCATGTGCATAGAAACTGCAAACACAAAGGAATAAGGGAGACCCTCCTGTTGTGTCACAAGGTTCAGATTGGACccctttgctttctaaactcaTTCTCAGAGAGCAGTCTGGGTGCGGCTGGATCCCTTCTTAGTCTCAGGCCTGGTATTCATGTAAAGGATCACAAATGTCAGccagcagcagtttgcatttGTAAACTCAATCACAGGATCTCTAACAGCACTTGATCACTGAAGCTAATATACATGCACTTGCAGTTAAATATCTAACTTAACACAACACACTGAGATGGAGCTAGTTGGCTGTACACATATCTAGATGCATGACTATGTTAAAGTTGCCCTTGTtgcagtgaaaaggaaaagcagagcacaaTACTCACATCAGCTCTGGAAGTGCTCCTCAGCAGGCGAAGGGCTGAGTGTCAgtgagcagcaggaacagcccAGGCAGATGATCCCCCTATTTCCTAAACCACAGAGTTTAGGGGCTCTCAGAGCTGTGTCACTCTGGGGGAGATGCCACTCACAGCCCATTGGGGTCCAGGAGAGCTCAAAGGGTCTCTCTCTTGAAACCACCATTTCCAGGGTCACCAGATGATGGGGCTTTAGTCATCAGTCCCATTTCATCCTGCTCTCAGTTCTGTGTCGGTTTCCCCAGGGCACAACAGCTCTGTTCCAGGCTGTCAGGGAATGACTGATCATCCTGAAAGAGCTGCTGCTATGATCAGGCAGTGTCCAACTttcctgctctctgtgctgctcccaCCTTGGGCAGGCAACCAGAGCTCCTGGTGCAGCCAGGGAACAGCCAGCATCCGACTCCTTGCACTGTGCAAAGGCTGGGGCCGAACAGGAACTTCTGGGGAAGCAGAGGGCTCCAGGAAAGGAGAGGGGGGATGCATCAGCACATTCCATCTGGAGACTGAAGTCAGTCCATCTTTCTCAGAGTGGTGTGGTCTCCTCTTGTCTCTGTGCCTACAAACAGAATACTGCTGAATTCCAGTTATAAATTGAGGAAACTGTTTGGTTGCTTTACTCAAAAGTTAAGATTTTGTTAAATATGTTTAAGTACCGTTATCTATACGAGGAGGTTTCTGCAATAACTTCTCCAGATGATTTCCATGCTCTAATGTGGAGCAGAATGTTTAACaacaaacacaataaaacagaaattagtGAAATCATGGTGGGATGAAAAATTCAGCTTTGAAGTCCAAGTTGCTATTGGTGACCATCCAACCAGGGTATCCCACCAAGGATGTTCTCATGCTCAGTGTGTGGCCTTGCCAGTGACAGCTTAATGGTTTGACTCGATGTTCTCAAAGGGCCATTTTCAaactaaatgattctgtgattgtaagaAAAGAAGATTTTTAGCCTTAAATCTCTTTCTGAGCAGAGCAATAACACTTCAGGAAGGCAGTGTGTCTGCAGCTGAGGGAGGGAGCATCAGTGCTTGCTTCAGGCTGTTTGCCATGGGGTTCCCCTGGAGCCCCAGGGAGTCCTGCAGGGAGCCCAGaggggcagaggcagagccaccTTGGGCTGggcctctgctgctgagctgggaccaAGAGGAGACCTGTGAGCCTCAGAGAGCTTAAAGGCACTTGGCAGTGGAGGATGCTGAGAGCTCCCTGCAGGAGGAaccttcccagccctgtgcatggtaaggctgtgggtgcagggcaatgcagctgcagctgctgcagggatctCCTCAAGCTCCTGCCTGGGACAGTCCATGGTATGTGTCAGGAGGACTCTCTTGGTTTCTGTGTGTAGataaggaggaggatgtggtgcagagcagggcttccctctgctccatggcagggacaggacaaggcaggTCCCTTGTGCCGggttgtgctggctgcaggctgtgaatgTGGGTGTGCAGCTCTTGTGCATGGAGAGGGTGCTGTGTGGGtcagggctgctcagagctccaCATCACTCTGACTGTATTTGCACTGGGTACTGCTAAAAGACACAGAGGCAGCGTTTACCTGATGGGGAAGGATCCTGATCTCTGATGGTTTTGCTCTTGGTGGGCAGGttgggcagtgggagctgggaattcacttctgtgctttggagaaggcACCAAGAGTCTTTTCAGGActtgtgtgagctgctcctgagcccctgcagaggcagagatgcccctgggcagagccctgctgccgggaggggtgtgcagggcagagctgagcacacagcccatgggatgggctctggcagcactgagagggagcagagctgggcacagagcagcagctcctggcagggacagctccaggcagcagagccatgggcagggagtggggggaaagtgcagcccaggcctggggaggctgcgttcaggcagctctcttggtgtctgccttccactgcaggtggctgctggacatgctctgctgggcaaGGAGCTGACTCTCTCTACAAAGTGCAGGGCAGCTGAGAACCAGACTGATGGACACTGCAGCAACCTTGAGTAGGCACTAACCCACAGACAGCTGAGCCCTTCTGTCTGTCCCATGCTGAGATTCTTCACAGTTGCCTTCAGATACCTACATAGGAATTGTATCCCTGAAAAAGTCACTTGTCAGCTGTGacactgtgaaaacaaacaaaccaacctcaGAGACAATCATGACCAAGTcactctcagcctttcctctgcaACATGAAAGTGTTCACAGTCGTGAGTGTGTAAATTGCACTTCTGTACCTGACATCCCTCCTGTCCTAACCCATCACTGCCTGTTTCTCCCATGACAGTGCCCATgcccagaggcagcagatgtccaacggcagctccatcacccacttcctcctcctgccattcGCACACACgcgggagctgcagctctggcactTCTGGCTCTTCCTGGGCATCTCCCTGGCTGCGCTCCTGGGCAATGGCCTcatcatcaccagcacagcctgcgaccagcacctccacacccccatgtacttcttcctgctcaacctctccctgctggacctgggctgcatcctcaCCACTGTGCCCAAATCCATGGCCAATTCCCTCTGGGACACCAGGGCCATCTCCTACACAGgatgtgctgcacagctctttttctttctcttcttcatgtCAGCTGAGTTTTATCTCCTCACTGTCATGTCCTACGACCGCTACGTGGCCATCTGCAAGCCCCTGCACTATGGGATCCTCCTGAGCAACAGAGCTTGTGtccacatggcagcagctgcctgggccAGTGGGTTTATCTATGccctgctgcacacagccaatacattttcactacccctctgcagaggcaatgctgtggagcagttcttctgtgaaatcCCCCACATCCTCAAGCTCTCCTGCTCACATTCCTACCTCAGGGAGGTTGGGCTTCTTGTGCTAGGTTTCTCTTCAGCTATTGGCTGTTTTGTGTTCATCGTGGTGTCCTATGTACAGAtcttcagggctgtgctgaggatcCCCACTGAGCAGGGACGCCACAAAGCCTTTTCCACGTGCCTCCCTCACCTGGCTGTGCTCTCCCTCTTTGTCAGCACTGGTTCCTTTGCCTACCTGAAGcccccctccatctcctccccatccctggatcTGGTGGTGTCAGTGCTGTACTCGGTGGTGCCTCCAGCAGTGAACCccctcatctacagcctgaggaaccaggagctcaaggatgctgtgaggaagCTGCTGACTGGATGTGTTTGATCAGCCATACACTGCCTGCTTTACCCTGGAAAGAGCTCCAAGTGTAGGTCATGACATGCCATGTCTGTCTGCTTTAtgtatgttttcctgttttaatttgTGGTGATGTTGTCTTcataaaaatgtcacttttcatttcctcctgcttAAGAAGCTACTTGTGTTTTGTGACCCACAGACTTTGTGTCTCTTGGGTCTCttactgtatttcagtaaaataaaagatCCTGCAGCAACTTCTTGTCTGTGCTATGTCCTCCCATGGCAGGaatgaaggggaatgaaagca
Proteins encoded:
- the LOC117436458 gene encoding olfactory receptor 14C36-like, whose product is MSNGSSITHFLLLPFAHTRELQLWHFWLFLGISLAALLGNGLIITSTACDQHLHTPMYFFLLNLSLLDLGCILTTVPKSMANSLWDTRAISYTGCAAQLFFFLFFMSAEFYLLTVMSYDRYVAICKPLHYGILLSNRACVHMAAAAWASGFIYALLHTANTFSLPLCRGNAVEQFFCEIPHILKLSCSHSYLREVGLLVLGFSSAIGCFVFIVVSYVQIFRAVLRIPTEQGRHKAFSTCLPHLAVLSLFVSTGSFAYLKPPSISSPSLDLVVSVLYSVVPPAVNPLIYSLRNQELKDAVRKLLTGCV